A stretch of Rhodohalobacter mucosus DNA encodes these proteins:
- a CDS encoding SRPBCC domain-containing protein, which translates to MKKIETVIHIHTPLQNVWNVLMDFQSYPEWNPFVKSIEGDVSPGHTLSVTLQLPGEKEMNFTPRVLRAEPHHEFRWKGKLFIKGLFDGEHYFILNPLPNGSTSLKHGETFSGILPRLMPGILKKTKTGFQNMNVALKERCEAESSQA; encoded by the coding sequence ATGAAGAAAATTGAGACTGTTATTCACATCCACACACCGCTGCAAAACGTCTGGAATGTGCTCATGGATTTTCAATCTTACCCGGAGTGGAACCCGTTTGTGAAATCCATTGAGGGAGACGTTTCTCCGGGGCATACCCTTTCGGTCACGCTTCAGCTTCCGGGTGAAAAAGAGATGAATTTTACACCCCGCGTGCTCCGGGCTGAACCACATCATGAATTCCGGTGGAAAGGAAAACTCTTCATCAAGGGGCTTTTTGACGGTGAGCACTATTTTATTTTAAACCCGCTTCCCAACGGAAGTACCAGTCTTAAACATGGTGAAACGTTTTCAGGAATACTTCCACGTCTGATGCCGGGCATTCTGAAAAAAACAAAAACAGGTTTTCAGAATATGAACGTGGCGCTGAAAGAGCGTTGTGAAGCTGAATCATCACAAGCCTGA
- a CDS encoding aminotransferase class IV codes for MIVYLNGKFLEQQKAAVSVADRGFIFGDGIYEVIRVVEGKFIMENEHLSRLDEGLNGLRIRLDEDIRTSIPEIGRELLKKNGHLTGEATVYLQVTRGAATPRTHEFPIDPVEPTLFMSTKPFKPHKKLHEMGTDAITLPDVRWMRCNLKTINLLPNTLAKQAAKDAGVNSAVMIRDGVITESPNANIFCVKNGVLHTFPSSNYILNGITRRAVLNIASQEEIPLVQEPVRLEEIAIIEELFFSGTTTDIQPVTVIDGKPVGNGKPGPVTRKIQKAYGKMLYSGNLSA; via the coding sequence ATGATCGTATATCTGAATGGAAAATTTTTAGAACAACAGAAAGCAGCCGTTTCGGTTGCGGACAGGGGCTTTATTTTTGGTGACGGTATATACGAGGTAATACGGGTGGTTGAAGGTAAGTTCATTATGGAGAATGAGCATTTGTCCCGTCTGGATGAGGGCCTGAACGGACTCCGAATCCGGCTTGATGAGGATATACGTACATCTATTCCGGAAATAGGCAGAGAGCTGCTCAAAAAAAACGGACATTTAACCGGTGAAGCGACCGTTTATCTTCAGGTTACCCGCGGTGCGGCCACTCCCAGAACCCATGAATTTCCAATAGATCCGGTCGAGCCGACTCTGTTTATGTCCACCAAACCATTTAAGCCTCATAAAAAACTTCACGAAATGGGAACCGATGCCATTACACTGCCTGATGTTCGGTGGATGAGGTGTAATCTGAAGACCATCAATTTACTTCCCAACACTCTGGCAAAGCAGGCTGCAAAGGATGCGGGAGTAAACAGCGCGGTAATGATTCGTGACGGCGTGATTACAGAAAGTCCGAATGCCAATATTTTCTGCGTGAAAAATGGTGTTCTTCATACCTTTCCTTCTTCAAATTACATTCTGAACGGCATTACCCGGAGAGCCGTGCTGAACATTGCATCACAGGAAGAGATCCCGCTGGTGCAGGAACCGGTGCGTTTGGAGGAGATCGCAATTATTGAAGAGCTTTTCTTTTCCGGAACCACTACTGATATCCAGCCTGTTACGGTAATTGACGGCAAACCGGTAGGGAATGGAAAACCGGGACCCGTAACCAGGAAAATCCAAAAAGCATACGGGAAGATGCTGTATTCCGGCAACCTTTCTGCATAA
- a CDS encoding TraR/DksA family transcriptional regulator, protein METLKRKTESQKLYETNLNENELAYFEAIILRKREEAEEELDYLMGSLENQRLNDDDDASSLSHHMGDLGSKEESMDLTYRLIERNKKFIGELNRALTRIENGTYGICRATGKPIEKERLEFAPHTRYSIAAKKSGLDKKPVTA, encoded by the coding sequence ATGGAAACCCTGAAGAGAAAAACCGAGAGCCAAAAACTGTATGAAACGAACCTGAATGAGAATGAGCTGGCTTACTTTGAAGCCATTATTCTGAGGAAACGAGAGGAGGCCGAGGAAGAGCTGGACTACCTGATGGGTTCTCTGGAAAATCAGAGACTGAACGATGATGATGACGCTTCTTCACTTTCGCACCACATGGGCGACCTGGGCAGTAAAGAGGAGAGCATGGATCTTACGTATCGTCTGATTGAGAGAAATAAAAAATTTATCGGAGAGCTGAATCGCGCACTTACCCGAATTGAGAATGGTACATATGGGATCTGCCGCGCAACCGGCAAGCCGATAGAGAAAGAACGACTGGAGTTTGCTCCTCATACAAGGTATAGCATTGCAGCAAAGAAAAGCGGGCTCGATAAAAAGCCGGTTACCGCATAA
- a CDS encoding cold-shock protein, translating into MTQQGKVKWFDAEKGFGFIEPNEGGKDIFVHRNNVENLGPNQGLEDGEEVEFSVEETPKGLSAVDVRSLTYE; encoded by the coding sequence ATGACACAACAAGGCAAAGTAAAATGGTTCGATGCAGAAAAAGGCTTCGGCTTTATCGAACCCAACGAAGGTGGAAAAGACATCTTTGTACACAGAAATAATGTAGAAAATCTGGGACCGAATCAGGGACTTGAAGACGGTGAAGAAGTTGAATTCTCCGTAGAGGAAACACCTAAAGGGTTAAGTGCCGTTGACGTAAGAAGCCTTACGTACGAATAA
- a CDS encoding MFS transporter: protein MTYLAFVRKEKRLLSFAVSFTFFSSFGQTFLISLFVPYMLTAFNLSNASFGSLYSAATLTGAFALPWLGQLIDRIPLRQYSLFVALGLFASALLMALSWHISILFAALIMLRVTGQGLSSHTAQTTMARFDDGNRGKALSISALGFPLGEAVLPACIAFLLAAMHWQSVWMLIAAVIGVFFIPLIWFLVKPGTQVETPDESAAADLKPPGTAESYRAIITDSRIWFIIPAILMPPFWVTGLFLYQVSVAEDLGWTAALIASAFIPFAVLRILSGLISGPLIDRFSAKSLFPSLLLPMLAGLTFPVFFSGNWTVFLYMALVGATLGYSGTLKSALWAEMYGTRVIGTVQSLFASLSVFSTAMSPFIAGWMLDNGYTLDNLFMIALITTMVSVLLSLRILPVFNGRNRKV from the coding sequence ATGACCTATCTGGCTTTTGTCAGAAAAGAAAAGAGGCTCTTATCCTTTGCAGTCTCATTTACCTTTTTTTCAAGTTTCGGACAGACGTTTCTCATCTCCCTTTTTGTACCCTACATGCTTACAGCATTTAATCTGAGCAATGCGTCATTTGGTTCTCTCTACTCCGCGGCCACTCTTACCGGAGCATTTGCGCTGCCCTGGCTTGGTCAGCTGATCGACAGAATCCCCCTTCGTCAGTACAGTCTTTTTGTTGCTTTGGGCCTCTTTGCATCGGCACTGTTAATGGCTTTATCCTGGCATATATCCATTCTTTTTGCTGCATTGATAATGCTTCGTGTTACGGGCCAGGGGCTGAGCTCCCATACGGCACAAACCACCATGGCACGTTTCGATGACGGCAACAGAGGGAAAGCCCTCAGTATATCGGCTCTTGGATTCCCTTTGGGAGAAGCCGTCTTGCCTGCGTGTATCGCTTTTTTACTGGCCGCGATGCACTGGCAGTCTGTATGGATGCTGATAGCCGCTGTCATTGGTGTGTTCTTTATTCCGTTGATCTGGTTCCTTGTAAAACCGGGTACGCAGGTGGAAACCCCGGACGAAAGTGCAGCAGCAGATTTGAAGCCGCCGGGTACAGCTGAAAGCTATCGCGCCATTATTACAGATTCACGTATTTGGTTTATCATCCCGGCCATTTTGATGCCACCTTTCTGGGTAACGGGCCTGTTTCTGTATCAGGTGTCGGTGGCGGAAGATCTTGGATGGACAGCAGCACTGATTGCTTCTGCATTTATACCTTTTGCTGTTCTGCGAATTCTCAGCGGACTTATTTCAGGTCCTCTGATCGACCGTTTTTCTGCTAAATCTCTTTTTCCCTCTTTGCTTCTTCCCATGCTTGCGGGACTTACATTTCCTGTCTTTTTTAGCGGAAACTGGACCGTTTTTCTATACATGGCTCTTGTAGGGGCAACCCTGGGGTATAGCGGCACACTGAAATCTGCGCTATGGGCCGAGATGTATGGAACTCGCGTCATTGGAACAGTTCAAAGCCTGTTTGCATCCCTGTCCGTTTTCAGCACCGCGATGAGTCCGTTTATTGCCGGCTGGATGCTTGACAATGGATACACTCTCGATAACCTGTTTATGATAGCGCTCATCACCACGATGGTTTCGGTGCTGCTGTCACTTCGGATCTTGCCTGTATTTAATGGCAGAAACCGGAAAGTGTAG
- the msrA gene encoding peptide-methionine (S)-S-oxide reductase MsrA, with protein sequence MKLTVIISIILSLTAMNQTSPDKEINNTVENENEYKTAVLGAGCFWCVEAIYQRVNGVVAVESGYAGGHVENPTYNQVVSGKTGHAEVAKVTFDPEEITFEEILEVFWHTHNPTTLNRQGADVGTQYRSAIFYNSLEQKQIAEESLKKTDASGLWEDPIVTEITPLSNYSVAENYHQNYFNNNPNAGYCSVVIAPKVAKFKKDFPHLWQESLE encoded by the coding sequence ATGAAACTTACAGTCATTATATCCATTATTTTATCGCTCACAGCTATGAACCAAACTTCACCGGACAAAGAGATCAACAATACAGTTGAAAATGAGAATGAATATAAAACGGCTGTTTTGGGTGCAGGTTGTTTCTGGTGTGTGGAAGCGATCTATCAGCGCGTTAACGGGGTCGTAGCCGTTGAATCAGGATATGCAGGAGGCCATGTTGAAAATCCGACCTATAATCAGGTAGTGAGCGGCAAAACAGGACATGCAGAAGTGGCAAAGGTTACGTTCGATCCGGAAGAGATTACCTTCGAGGAGATACTTGAAGTTTTCTGGCACACCCATAATCCCACAACGCTGAATCGTCAGGGTGCTGACGTGGGCACACAGTATCGATCCGCAATTTTTTACAACTCGCTCGAGCAGAAGCAGATTGCTGAGGAGTCGCTCAAGAAAACAGACGCATCCGGTCTTTGGGAGGATCCCATAGTTACGGAGATAACCCCGCTCAGCAACTACAGTGTAGCGGAAAATTATCACCAAAACTATTTTAACAATAATCCGAATGCCGGCTACTGCTCTGTTGTCATTGCACCCAAAGTGGCAAAATTCAAAAAAGACTTTCCTCACCTGTGGCAGGAGTCTCTGGAATGA
- a CDS encoding DUF2911 domain-containing protein has protein sequence MIKYSFSLLIGAILMILTTADLSAQERQTERVMVSPNASVSQTIGLTDILVTYGRPAVRDREIFGGLVPFGEVWRTGANESTVVVFPEDVRVQDEMVPAGTYSLYTIPGEDEWTVIFNNLISWGTQYDEAEDFLRVMASPEDSHYVEQMMIYFENVSAEAGDLVIHWANTKVPVTVEPVAELPDN, from the coding sequence ATGATTAAATACAGCTTTTCACTATTGATTGGTGCCATTCTGATGATATTAACAACGGCGGATCTTTCTGCGCAGGAGCGCCAGACTGAAAGGGTGATGGTAAGCCCGAATGCGTCTGTTTCCCAGACAATCGGCCTGACCGACATACTGGTAACCTATGGACGTCCTGCTGTCAGAGATCGTGAAATTTTTGGCGGATTGGTTCCCTTTGGAGAAGTGTGGAGAACCGGAGCTAATGAGTCTACCGTTGTTGTATTCCCAGAAGACGTTCGCGTTCAGGACGAAATGGTGCCTGCAGGAACCTACTCGCTTTATACGATACCGGGTGAGGATGAGTGGACCGTTATATTTAACAACTTGATCTCATGGGGCACCCAATACGATGAAGCTGAAGACTTTCTTCGCGTCATGGCCTCTCCTGAAGATAGCCACTACGTAGAGCAGATGATGATCTACTTCGAGAACGTTTCTGCCGAAGCAGGCGATCTGGTAATTCACTGGGCCAACACCAAGGTGCCCGTAACCGTAGAGCCCGTTGCCGAATTGCCTGACAACTGA
- a CDS encoding TonB-dependent receptor — MFLKSILHLTLSLLLAVLIIPDILAQSIRGRVLNAENDNPLAGATILETGTSNGTSTGRDGRFSITPESNTGSLTISYVGFSDEIIPIEEIERGSLLTVRLDPTTVLSGEVFVSALRVDDSTPIAYQNVNRGEIESRNLGQDIPYIINNTPSVVSTSDAGAGIGYTGIRIRGVDPGRINVTINGIPLNDSESHGVFWVNLPDLASSTQNIQIQRGVGTSTHGAGAFGATLNLQTALLNNTPYGRVTTGTGSFGTRKANVQLGSGLLDNGWQVEGRLSKIESDGYIDRASSDLRSFYLSAARHGNRSLLKADVFSGREVTYQAWNGVPEPILTGNAAQLESYISNLFLSEEDAQHWRNNLGNRRFNEFRYENQVDNYQQDHYQLHYSFMHNDSWVSNASLHYTYGRGYFEQFRRNDDLDTYGIAPVTVGGETVMESDIVRRRWLDNHFYGVVASTNIEQTQAWDLTLGGGYNEYDGDHFGEVIWARFAGNSDIGDRYYDNNGFKTDFNAYAKLNYYLNPSLNVYGDLQYRLVTYRFVGLRVDDNTGDITDVTQKDNLPFFNPKAGIVYRLADGHRAFASVSVGGKEPTRRDYVDTSIESRPDPERMIDYELGYNGTFSRFSAAVNLYYMQYRDQLILTGAVNDVGGYVRENVPDSYRAGIELQAGLRISSDLRWDGNLTLSRNKIDEYERFLDDFDQGGQQSRIFRDVDIAFSPSVISGSVLTFNRGSFEAEWNSRYVSRQYLDNTENRDRSIDPYWVNDLILNYGFSDIPYLSSLTASLQFNNLLNSNYVSNGYTFGWIAGGEEQFFNYYYPQAGRNVLFNLEIAF; from the coding sequence ATGTTTTTAAAGTCAATACTACATCTTACCCTTTCACTGCTCCTTGCGGTTCTGATTATTCCTGATATACTCGCTCAATCCATCCGGGGGCGGGTTCTGAATGCAGAAAACGACAATCCTCTTGCGGGCGCCACCATTTTGGAAACCGGAACGTCAAACGGAACGTCAACCGGACGGGATGGCCGCTTTTCCATAACTCCTGAATCCAATACGGGGTCTCTCACTATATCATATGTTGGTTTCAGCGATGAAATCATCCCTATAGAAGAGATTGAGCGAGGAAGCTTGCTTACTGTTCGGCTTGATCCGACTACCGTACTCAGCGGTGAGGTATTCGTAAGTGCGCTTCGCGTAGACGATTCCACACCGATAGCCTATCAAAATGTAAACCGTGGGGAGATTGAAAGCCGGAATCTGGGGCAGGATATCCCCTATATCATCAACAATACACCGTCCGTGGTTTCTACATCCGATGCAGGAGCTGGTATCGGCTATACGGGTATCCGCATACGCGGGGTGGATCCGGGACGAATCAATGTAACCATCAACGGCATTCCGCTAAACGACTCCGAATCGCATGGAGTATTCTGGGTAAACCTGCCGGACCTGGCATCGTCCACGCAAAATATCCAGATCCAGCGGGGTGTTGGAACTTCCACTCACGGTGCCGGGGCATTCGGCGCAACACTTAACCTGCAGACTGCATTGCTTAACAATACTCCATATGGACGGGTTACAACCGGCACGGGATCTTTCGGGACCCGGAAAGCCAATGTTCAGCTTGGGTCCGGTCTGCTCGACAACGGATGGCAGGTTGAAGGCAGGCTGTCAAAAATCGAATCCGACGGATATATCGACCGGGCTTCTTCTGATTTGCGCTCTTTCTATCTTTCAGCCGCGAGACACGGTAACCGAAGCCTGCTGAAAGCGGACGTATTTTCCGGACGTGAGGTTACCTACCAGGCCTGGAACGGAGTACCCGAGCCGATTCTGACCGGCAACGCCGCACAGCTCGAATCCTACATATCCAACCTATTTCTGAGCGAAGAGGATGCGCAGCATTGGCGCAATAATCTGGGGAACAGGCGATTCAATGAATTTCGATATGAAAACCAGGTAGATAACTACCAGCAGGATCATTATCAGCTGCACTATTCTTTCATGCACAACGACAGCTGGGTGAGCAACGCATCACTCCATTATACCTATGGACGCGGATATTTTGAGCAGTTCCGGAGAAATGATGACCTGGATACATACGGTATCGCACCGGTTACGGTTGGCGGTGAAACGGTAATGGAGAGTGATATTGTGCGCAGGCGCTGGCTCGATAACCACTTCTACGGTGTGGTGGCATCAACAAATATAGAGCAAACCCAGGCGTGGGACCTGACATTGGGCGGAGGCTATAATGAATATGACGGCGATCATTTCGGTGAGGTAATCTGGGCGCGTTTTGCAGGTAACAGCGATATTGGAGACCGGTACTACGACAATAACGGTTTCAAAACCGATTTCAATGCCTATGCAAAGCTGAACTACTACCTCAATCCGAGCCTGAATGTATATGGTGATTTACAGTACCGGCTGGTTACCTACCGTTTTGTGGGACTTAGGGTTGATGACAATACCGGAGATATAACGGATGTGACTCAGAAAGATAATTTGCCCTTTTTCAATCCCAAAGCCGGTATAGTATACCGCCTTGCTGACGGGCATCGCGCATTCGCCTCGGTTAGCGTGGGTGGAAAAGAGCCAACCCGCCGCGATTATGTCGACACCAGTATTGAAAGCCGGCCTGATCCGGAGCGCATGATAGACTATGAGCTTGGGTATAACGGAACATTCAGCCGATTTTCAGCAGCTGTCAATCTTTACTACATGCAGTACAGGGATCAGCTCATTTTAACCGGTGCCGTTAACGACGTTGGCGGATACGTTCGTGAAAACGTTCCTGACAGCTACCGGGCCGGCATTGAGCTCCAGGCAGGACTCCGAATCAGTTCTGATTTGAGATGGGACGGTAATCTCACCCTGAGCCGGAATAAAATAGATGAGTATGAGCGTTTTCTGGATGATTTTGATCAGGGCGGCCAGCAATCCCGGATTTTTCGGGATGTAGATATCGCATTCTCACCTTCCGTAATTTCAGGTTCGGTGCTTACTTTCAACCGCGGATCATTCGAAGCAGAGTGGAACTCACGCTATGTATCCCGTCAGTACCTTGACAATACCGAAAACCGTGATCGTTCTATCGATCCCTACTGGGTTAATGATCTTATACTGAATTATGGATTCAGCGATATTCCCTATCTGAGCAGCCTTACAGCATCGCTACAGTTCAATAACCTGTTAAACAGCAACTATGTCTCCAACGGGTACACGTTCGGGTGGATAGCCGGAGGTGAGGAGCAGTTTTTCAACTACTATTATCCGCAGGCCGGCAGAAATGTACTCTTTAACCTGGAGATTGCTTTCTGA
- a CDS encoding M28 family peptidase, whose product MMRIVNGTQFSAYGNPIQVFLLLLVTVISACSTVNSERETEEFLREHIEWLSGEERAGRLAGSAEEAATANYLENIFLQFGLEPAGDEDTYVQQFVLSGPMPEAMGVENYQSRNVLGLIRGTEFQNQYIIVGAHYDGQGNGGMISMNHGGEPSIHYSADDNASGTSGLLLLAKRFAENPARRSVLFAAFSGEELGLIGSRHMADHLEMPRDSLLAMINLDMIGRLDGSGVTIFGTGTSSAWSSILRKTPVPDSLTIVSAPSGTGASDHTSFYDINIPVLHYFSGIHDQYHRESDTAELIDYTGMMMILDHAEGVVRNLAEYSPEEVTFTETAGGRPEGMPSGTVTLGVFPDYTWSGNGFRLDGVNKGSVAERGGIEPGDVIIRMDDMEITDIYDYMEALAEFSIGQSVDVIVNRNGETVELRITF is encoded by the coding sequence ATGATGAGAATTGTGAATGGCACTCAGTTCAGTGCGTATGGAAATCCCATTCAGGTTTTCCTCCTGCTTTTAGTGACTGTTATCTCCGCATGCTCAACTGTAAACAGTGAAAGGGAAACGGAGGAATTCCTTAGGGAGCATATTGAATGGCTATCAGGCGAAGAAAGGGCAGGGAGGCTTGCAGGCAGTGCAGAGGAGGCTGCAACAGCCAACTACCTGGAAAATATTTTTCTGCAATTCGGGTTGGAGCCGGCTGGAGATGAGGACACATATGTTCAGCAATTTGTTCTCAGCGGCCCGATGCCTGAGGCAATGGGAGTGGAAAACTATCAGTCCAGAAACGTCCTCGGATTGATCAGGGGCACTGAATTTCAAAATCAGTATATCATTGTAGGAGCTCATTACGATGGTCAGGGGAACGGCGGAATGATCTCAATGAATCACGGAGGGGAACCGTCAATTCATTATTCAGCCGATGACAATGCTTCCGGTACAAGCGGACTTCTTTTGCTGGCCAAAAGATTTGCGGAAAATCCTGCCCGCCGCTCTGTTCTTTTTGCAGCTTTTTCGGGCGAGGAGCTGGGATTGATCGGATCTCGCCATATGGCAGACCACCTGGAAATGCCGCGCGACTCCTTATTGGCAATGATCAATCTCGATATGATCGGGAGGCTGGATGGATCCGGTGTAACTATTTTTGGAACAGGTACAAGTTCTGCCTGGAGTTCGATACTCCGGAAAACACCCGTTCCCGACTCTCTAACGATCGTTTCAGCGCCGTCGGGCACCGGTGCAAGCGACCATACGTCATTTTATGATATCAATATTCCCGTACTGCATTACTTTTCCGGAATACATGACCAGTATCACAGGGAATCGGACACTGCAGAGCTGATCGACTACACAGGGATGATGATGATTCTGGATCATGCGGAGGGTGTGGTCCGCAACCTTGCAGAATACAGTCCTGAAGAGGTTACTTTTACTGAAACAGCTGGTGGTCGTCCTGAAGGCATGCCGTCGGGTACTGTTACGCTGGGCGTTTTTCCCGATTACACATGGTCAGGTAACGGCTTCCGGTTAGACGGAGTGAATAAGGGCAGTGTCGCCGAACGGGGAGGGATAGAGCCGGGCGATGTAATTATCCGAATGGATGACATGGAAATCACCGATATTTATGATTATATGGAGGCACTTGCAGAGTTTAGCATCGGACAGAGTGTGGATGTGATTGTAAACAGAAACGGTGAAACAGTTGAACTCCGGATTACATTTTAA
- a CDS encoding tetratricopeptide repeat protein, giving the protein MKNLISSSIILALIITGTACSGSSDTGLADVPEGAQAVSLLGEPLYKPELPDEVYTTYTENFEEALTGYRTDPENAESIIWLGRRTAYLGEYREAVKIFTEGVFKHPEDPRFYRHRGHRYITLRQFDEAIQDLERAAELMRSGPDMVEPDGLPNALNKPVSTLKSNVWYHLGLAYYLKGEYRNAADAYENAFELDLTDDMRIATLYWYYSALKRMGMDEEAGIAVAGVNPDIELIENDVYLNLILVFDGIFDADHLMETADDAVQNAALAYGLGNWHYMNGRRARAFEIWNNILELPNWAAFGYIAAESELVRER; this is encoded by the coding sequence ATGAAAAATCTGATCAGTTCTTCAATTATTCTCGCGCTTATTATAACAGGAACAGCCTGCTCAGGAAGTTCAGATACAGGGCTTGCAGACGTACCCGAAGGTGCTCAGGCCGTTTCACTTCTTGGAGAACCGCTTTACAAGCCTGAGCTTCCGGACGAAGTGTACACTACATACACAGAAAATTTTGAAGAGGCACTGACCGGATACAGAACTGATCCGGAAAACGCAGAGTCAATCATCTGGCTTGGAAGGCGTACGGCTTATCTTGGCGAGTATCGCGAAGCAGTGAAAATTTTTACGGAAGGAGTATTCAAGCATCCGGAAGACCCGCGTTTTTATCGCCATCGCGGCCATCGTTACATAACCCTGCGTCAGTTTGATGAAGCCATTCAGGATCTGGAGCGTGCGGCGGAGCTGATGCGAAGCGGACCCGATATGGTAGAACCGGACGGATTGCCGAACGCCTTGAATAAACCCGTGAGCACCCTTAAATCAAACGTCTGGTATCATCTGGGGCTTGCATACTACCTGAAGGGGGAGTACAGGAACGCCGCAGATGCCTATGAGAATGCCTTTGAACTCGATCTGACGGATGACATGCGTATAGCAACTCTCTATTGGTACTACTCGGCACTGAAGCGAATGGGTATGGATGAGGAAGCAGGTATCGCAGTGGCGGGAGTTAATCCGGACATTGAACTGATCGAAAATGACGTCTATCTGAACCTGATTCTGGTATTTGATGGTATTTTCGATGCCGACCACCTGATGGAAACGGCAGACGATGCCGTTCAAAATGCGGCACTGGCATATGGCCTTGGCAACTGGCACTATATGAACGGACGCCGGGCGAGAGCGTTTGAGATATGGAACAATATCCTTGAACTGCCTAACTGGGCAGCTTTTGGCTATATCGCTGCTGAATCAGAACTGGTGAGGGAAAGATAG